Genomic window (Vampirovibrionales bacterium):
GGGCGTTTTACCGCAATCGGCGCTGGCCTGTAGCTGCGGCTCCGGCATTACGGCGTGCGTCGCCGCTTTGGCCCTGTATCTGCTTGGTAATGAGCGCGCCGCCGTCTACGACGGCTCATGGGCCGAGTGGGGCTCGCGCGACGATCTGCCGCTCGCGCACGGCGCGAGCGATCCCGGCAGCGATCACGCCCCTTAACGCCGCCCTTAATACGCTGCTGTGATTGCCTCTGTACTGGCATTGGCGCGCAACTGCGCAAGCAGATGCGGCCCTGCGCTGGTTCCCAGACGCGTGGCGCCGGCTTGCAGCAAGGCAAGGGCTTGGGCCGCCGAGCGAACGCCGCCGCTGGCTTTAACGCCGACCGAACGCGACTGTCCCGCCAAAGCCGCGCCCATGCGGGCAATGATATCTGGCGTCGCGCCGGGCGCGTCGATCGCCATGCCGGTGGATGTTTTGACCATCGCCACGCCGCATTCGGCGGCCAGGCGGCACAAGGGCGCAATATCGTCAGGATTGTGCCAATCGGTTTCCAGAATCAGCTTGACGGGCCGACCCGCCGCAGCCTGGGTCAACGCGCGCCATTCCCGGGCGGTCTGCGTCCATTCGCTCTCAGCCCGCTCCCGCTGAAACAGCGCCAGATTCATCACGATATCCAGCTCATCGGCGCCATCGGCAAGGGCTTGGGCGATTTCGGCCAGTTTATCGGCTGTCGCGGCGCCGCCAAACGTGGGATGCGCGCATTCGCGCCGCAAGGCCGCCCGCTCGGAAGGAAACGCAATGACCACCGCCAGATGCGCGGACGACTGCAGCGCGTCAAGAGCCCGGCGGGCGATGGCCGCATGCACTGGCCGCACGCAGACGGCGGCAAACCCTTCGCGCGTCGCTTCACGGCAAAGGGCTTCAATACGGCGGCGTTGGGCGTCGGCGTCTTCAGCGGGATCAAACTGAAGCAGCGTATGGTCGATGACGCGCGCCAAAGCTTCAGGCGTCAAGGTCATGGACAGGCCTCGCCTCGATGAGGGCGTCGCAGGCCAGAATGCCGGTGGTCAGACTCGAACTGACATGGATTGCTCCGTGCGATTTTGAGTCGCATGCGTCTACCAATTCCGCCACACCGGCTTATCGGGCGTCTCTCGCAGCCGGTATCGTAACATTGAGGGGAGGCGGGTTCAAGCGAAACGATCAAAACTCACGGCGGAGGGAAGCGCTTGGCGCAGGGGCTGCGAACCCTGCACAAATTGGTCAATGATGTCATTCAAAGGACGTTTTGAAAAGGCTGGCCCCGGTATTGCAGGAGGCACGCTTGCCTTCCCCACAGAGCCAGACGAATCCCCCAGACTAAATCTCCTGCCGAAATGTACAGACACGCGCCCGATTCCTCCAAAGCTTGAAAAGCGAAACCGGATTTCCGCCGCTGGAGCCGCTCGCTGGACAAGCGCTCAGTCGCGTGAATCCCTCCAAAGATAAGAGGTATAGTATAGAGAACAAGCGTATGAAGAGGCAAGCCCCCCATTGGAGGGATAGCCGGGAGAGGGAGCAAGGCTAGCCGAGTAGCTAGTGGGCTTCAAGTCAAAAGCCGCCCGCTGAGAACAGCGAACGGCCTGAGACAGGTAGGAGTGGCCTCAGCGCGCGCTAGGCTTTGCCGAGGGTTTTTTCGCCGGGCTTCCAGCCGACCGGGCAGAGTTCGCCGCTTTGGAAGGCCTGCACCAGACGATGAATCTCGTCGACGTTGCGGCCTACAGCCAAGTCGTTCACGACATAGCTCTTAAGGACGCCTTCGGGGTCGATGATAAAGCAACCGCGCAGGCTCAGGCCTTTATCTTCGACCAGCACGCCGTAGTCGCGGCTGATGCGGTGGCTCAGATCCGAGAACAAGGGGTATTTCATCTGACCCAAAGCGCCTTCGCTCCAGGCTTTGTGGGAATAAACGCTGTCGACGCTGCCGCCGAGGACTTGGGCGTTGAGCTTCTCGAAGTCGCCGAGACGCTCGTTAAAGCCCTGAATTTCGGTCGGGCACACGAAGGTAAAATCCAGCGGGTAGAAAAACAACACGACCCATTTGCCGCGATACTGGCTGAGAGAAAGCTCTTTAATCTCGCCATTCACGTAGGCCTGGGTGGTAAATTCGGGGGCGGGCTTGCCGATTTGCGGGGCCATGGACATCGTCTCCTCTTCGATTAACGGGCATCGCCGGTTGCGGGCAACCGAACGCGGATGCCTTGGTTATAGAGGCAAGACGTTCAAATTTCAAGCGCTTACGGTTTTTAGCGACCCGCCGGACGCCCACAGCGACGGTGCGCCGCCTGAAAAATCCGCCGGTCGCGATCCGTCGGGCCGCTTTGGCCCATCCGCTCAAAGTCTGCCTGTGACAACTGCTGCGTGAGCGTCTCCGCATAACAGTAGCAATAGGCGGCAGCCACCGGGTTCGAGACCACGTTGCGCGCCATTTGCTGGCAGCAGCTTTGGGTAATGCTGTCAAAAACGGCCTCGCTGGGTCGTTCATCCGGTGAGGCAGCCCATATCGGGCAATAAGAGGCCGCCCCCAGCACAGCCATCGAGCCGCCTATCAAAAGCAGCGGAGACGTCAGCCAGGCGATTGCTCGCAACGCGTCAACTCCTTTGGTTCTTTGGTTTCAAAAAGACGCCACAAAAACGTCCTATTGGCACAGTATAGGCAGATTTTAAGAAATGAAGGCAATCTGGCTCTTTATAATGTTTTTATTTTAAAGCGAGCAGTATGAGCAATCCCATTCTTGAGAGCGATCTGTCATAGACGCCTGCATCTTGATCGGCCATGCGAGAAGAGAGAGAGAGGTCAGATTATGACGCCTGTGAACAACTCTTATTTGCAAACCTCCACAAGCGCTGAACAAGCGAGCCTGACTGTCCTCACGCCGCAGCAAGAGGTCGCCAACGCGTTCGCCTTCAAAAAATATCAGACGATTCATGAAGCGCGACCTTTTGAAGTCGCTCGTTTTCTGGAGTCGTTTCAACGGGCGGACGCTGACAGCGATGGTTTTGTGACGCAAAAAGAACTGAATGACCACGTGGTGCGCTTCGGACCTCAGCCCGGATCCGGAGATATTTCGAAAATCAAACTGAATGAGGAATTTGTCTTACCCGCGCGCCTGATGAAAGAGAACTTCGCCACCCTGGCCAGTTCCGCCAAAGGCGTGAGTCGCTCTGATCTGCTCAACGCAGCCGCCAAAGGCGGCTCGAAAGATCGCCTGGATCAAGGAGACGGCCTGAAGCTCCCTGAACGCATTCGCGCAGAATATCACTCAGAGGACTCTTTCCAGAAGTTCATTGAAACGCTCGATAAAGCCGAACAAGCCAATCTGTATCCAACCCTTTGGAATACAGGCGCGGCGTATACGCCGTCCCACGTTCGAAACGAGGTCTCGCAACACCAGTTACGTCAATTCCTCGCCTTACCGGCCAATGAGCCGGGCGTGAGCGCGCAGGATCGCCGGCGAGCCCAATTTATGCTGGATAATTTTGGCGAATTGTCGGGCGGCGATGGTTGGCTATCGCGCTCTGATCTGGCTCAAAAATCCGACGGCGGCGATCACGATCTTCTCCTGAACGCCACGGATCTGGCCGCCAGCGCCAGCGCTGCGAAGACGCCTGACACCCAGTATGTCGCCAGGAAATCTACCAAAGAGGTCGCTCAGGACGCCGCCGAGGCCGGAAAAGAGTCCAGCTCCAAGGCAAGCGCCCCAAATGCCAAAGCGCCCGACATGTGGCGGGAATGGCTGAATCGCTTTTTCCAACTGCTGTTTGCGATGTGGTAAAGCCCGGCGCGAGCCAGACGCCGATACGCGCAATTCAACAGGAAGAGGCCGTCGCGCCGACGGTTTCTCGAATACCATTCGTGACGGCGTCAATGACCTGCTGAATTTCCGCATCCGTCAATTCGGGAAACATCGGCAGGGACAGCACGCGCGCGCGCAGGCGTTCGCAGACAGGAAAATGCGATCGATCGCAGCCCAGCCCCGCATGGGTTTGCTGGTCATAGAGCGGAATGGGGTAATAAATCATCGAACCGACGCCCGCTTGGGCCAGCGCCTCCTGAAGGCGATCGCGCGCCGTGAGATCGTCGGTGCGCAATTGAATGGTGTATTGATGAAACGCATGAAGCGCGTCCGGCGGCGCGCTGGGCCTCGTCAACCAGTCTGACAACGGCTGAAGTCCGTCGCTATAGCGCGCGGCAATCCGGCGGCGCGCGTCGTTAAAGGCGTCGAGGTGAGGCAGTTTTACGCGTAAAACGGCAGCCTGCATTTCATCGAGGCGACTATTCAGGCCAGATTCTTCGTGATAGTAGCGTTTTCGGCTGCCATGGACGCGGAGCATGCGCAGGCGATCGGCCAGCGCGTCATCCTGCGTCGTGAGCAAGCCCCCGTCACCGAAGGCTCCGAGATTTTTAGTCGGAAAAAAGCTGAAACAGCCGACGTTGCCAAAACTCCCGACCTTTTGCCCGCGAACGTCGGCGCCCATGGCCTGGGCGCAATCTTCCACCACCCACAGGCCATGGCGGTGCGCCAACGCCTGAAGGGCCGCCATATCGGCTGGCAAGCCATAAAGATGAACCGGCAGAATCGCGCGCGTGCGCGGCGTGATCAGCGCCTCGATACGCGCCACGTCCAGATTAAACGTCTGCGGATCGATATCCACAAAGACCGGGGTCGCCCCCACCTGCACAATCGCTTCGGAAGTGGCGATAAAGGTGAAGGGCGTGGTAATGACTTCATCGCCCGGGCCGATGCGCAGGGCCTTGAGCGCCAACACCAGCGCATCGGTGCCGCTGGCGCAGCCGATCGCATGGCGCACGCCCAGATAACGCGCCGCTTCGGCTTCAAAGGCGCTGACCTGCGGGCCGAGAATATACTGACCGGAGGCCGCGACCGCCACCAGGGCATCATCAAAGGCCTGCTGAAACTGCGCATATTGGCGGGTGATTTGAAAAATAGGAATCATCTAACCCGGATGCCTTCGCTCAACGCTACCGGGCGTCGGCGGGCTCGCCAGCGTCACCTTTTCGGCGGATTCTCTCACATACCGACGGGCGCAGGGCAGGCAAGCCGCCCGATCGTCCTGAAAGGTCAACGGCGCGCCGCATTCGCAACGCCAGCCGATTAAGGTAATCGGATTGCCGCATGCTACCGCAAAATCGGGGATATTTCTATCGACCACGCCGCCCGCCTCGATAAAGCAGAAGCGTCCGAGCGTGACGCCGGCAGCGATGGCGCCATGGGCAGCGATCGTCGCGCCTTCTCGCGCCAGCGTGGGCGTAATGCGAGAGAGCGGCGCATGATTGGCCCGCAGGCGATCGAGCGGGGCCATTACCGTAGATGGGCCCCAATACACGCCGTTTTCCAGAATCGCCCCGCTCAGAATCATACTGTTATTGAGGATGCGAACATGATGGCCAATCATCACGCCCGCGCCGATAGTGACGTTTTGCCCGATATAGCAGCTATCGCCGATAATCGCGCGGGTCATCACGTGCGCATAGCGATTAATGACGGTGTAGTCGCCGATGCGGCACGGGCGATCGACGCAGGCGGCCGTATGAATTGTCGCCGAGGCCGCGCAATAATCCATCAGGAGGGGATCGTCTTCTCCACGAATATCGGTCATTCGGAGCCTTCTTGCATTGAGAGCGTCTACGCGACTGGCATCGTACGGAGATCGCGCCGCTGGCGCAAGCGCGGCCCGAAGGCCCGCATCGCCGGCGAGGGCGCTTTGGCACAAGCCCTTGTTAATGCTACTATCAGGGGCGTGGTCGTGTGACGCGAGGCTTGGCAGAGAGTATGGCCGTGCAATTCAAGCTGCCCGATATAGGCGAAGGCATTGCGGAAGGCGAAATCGTCCGTTGGCTGGCCAACGTAGGCGATTGCGTCAGCGAAGATCAGCCGCTGGTTGAAATTATGACCGACAAGGTGACGGCCGAAATCCCCTCGCCTTGTGCAGGCTTGATTACCGAGCGCTTTGGCGGCGAAGGCGATATCGTCAAAGTCGGCGCCGTGATTCTGGTCATTGACGACGCGCAGGCCTCTGACGGCGGCGCCTGCGCCATCGCCGCGGCCCCGCCGCCAATTGCGCCGCTGCCGCCCGCTTCTTCCGCGCTGGCGGCGCCCGCCACGCGCAAGCGCGCCCGCGAACTCGGCGTGGATCTGGCCCGCGTCACCGGCACGGGCCCCCATGGGCGCATCACCCCGCAAGACGTTGAACGCGTGGCCCGCCGCGACGCGGAAGAAACCGGCGCAGAGTTCAAGGCCGCCGACCGCCCGGCCTCCGCTTTTCCAGAGCCTGAAAAACGTACGCCCTTTATCGGCGTGCGCCGCCGCATCGCCGAACATCTGACGCAAGCCAAGCGCACGGCGCCGCACTTCGCCTACGTCGAAGAAACCGACATGACGGCGCTGGTGGCCATGCGCCGCCAGCTCAAAGGCGAGGCCGACGCGCGCCACGTCAAACTGACCTATCTGCCCTTTATCATCAAGGCCGTGATTGCAGGGCTTAAAGCGTTCCCCATTCTCAACAGCGCGCTGGAAGAGCCTTCGGGCGAAGACGGGCGCGTCGAACTGGTCACCAAGTACTATTATCATATTGGCGTGGCAACCGCCACTGAGCAGGGGCTCATGGTCCCGGTCGTCAAGCACGCCGACCGGCGCGACGTGTTTCAACTGGCTGAGGCTATTCAGGACTTGTCGAATCGGGCGAAAACCGGACGCCTGAAACCCGAAGAGGCCGGCGGCGGCACGTTTACGATTACCAGCATCGGCTCTATCGGCGGCTTGTTCGGCATCCCCATTATCAACGCCCCGGAAGTCGGCATTCTCGGCGTCAATAAAATCGCGCCGCGCCCCGTCGTCCGCGACGGCGCCATTGTGATCCGCGAGATGATGCACCTGTCGATGTGCGGCGATCATCGCGTCGTCGATGGCGCCGAAGCCGCCCAATTCATGAAAATCGTCATCGAGTCGCTGGAGAATCCGGCGCGCCTGCTGCTTTAGCCGCCTCTCTGATGAAGGCTCCGATGAACGCCGTATGGCTTTTAATGCTGGGCGGCTGCGCCGGAACCCTCAGCCGGTATTACGTCGGACGCTGGGCGCAACAGGCGTGGGGCGCCCACTGGCCCTATGGCACGCTTCTTGTGAATCTCTGCGGGTGTCTGCTCATTGGCGCGGCGCTGGCTTTTAGCGAGCAGACGCGCTGGTTTCCCGCGTGGGCTCGGATTTTGGCCGTCAGCGGCTTTTTGGGCGCACTGACGACATTCTCGACCCTGGAGCTGGAAGCCCTGCTGATGGCGCGCGATGGGCAGTGGGGGCGGATGGCCGCGTACCTGGGCGTCAGCGTCGCGTGCGGTCTGGCGCTGGCCTGGCTGGGATATGTTGTCAGCGCCCGGCTCATTCGCCTTTCCGGCAGCGCCTGAGGGCGGTCACAAGCGAGGATCGGCGCGTTGAGCGCGAAAACGCGGGAGCTATTCAGGCCCATTCGCCTGTATGAGACAATTTGTTTCTATTAATTGTTTTTATAATTATAAAATAATTTACACGCGCATGATGGAGAACGGAGAGATGAACACCCTTGGCCCCGCGCTGACAGCGGCGTCAGGCGTCCACGACTGGGGCGCGCGCCTATTTGCGCTGAATGACGCCATCATGAGAAGCGCCAATGAAGCATGGAAGGCGGATACGCCTGAAAAAATCGCCGCGCTGGGCGCGCAGGACAAATGGCTGGGCGTTCAGCGCGCCCATGCCGACGTCATGCTCGAAGCGCACTGTGCGCTAGACGAATACAATGAGGAAAGACGGCGTAAAAGCCGCGACATGGAGGCATCGCGGGCCATGATGTCTTTCGACGGCGACGGGTAAAGCGCGGAGAGTTCATTCAAGCGGACTCCCCTCACGCGTCGCCCTTAGGGGCGGCGCCTTTGTGGTAAGATAACCGCACGCTGAATTGAATCAGGCGAGGGGTCCCTCACGCCCGACTCGCCGACTGTCTTCTCTCCTCTCTGTGTTTGAGTTGTTTCTGTGCTGAGGCGCGTTCTCGTGGCAAGCGCGCTATTTGTTTCTACTGGGCGATGATCCCGGCGTTGAGACGCGCGCGGGGGATTCAAAAAAAGGAGATACGCGCGTATGACCGCTGACACTGGCATTGAGTATCGTCGCAAATATCGCGGACTCATCGGCATTCGGCCCAAGGCGCCGGTGCGAGACGCCGAAACCCTGAGTCTGGTGTATACGCCGGGCGTCGCCAAGCCGTGTCTGGAGATTGCGCGCGACTTTCTGACCTCGTTTGACTACACCATGCGCGGCAACACTGTCGCGATCGTCTCGGACGGGTCCAGCGTGTACGGCATGGGCAATATCGGCGCCACAGCCGCCATTCCGATGCTGGAAACCAAAAGCGTCTTCCATAAGACCTTCGCCGGAATTGATGGTTTTCCCATTGCGCTCGACACTCAGGACGTCGATGAGATCGTCGAAACGATCCGGTATCTGTCGCCGACGTTTGGGGGCATTCACCTCGAAGATATCTCGTCTCCGCGCTGTTTTTCGATTTGCGAGCGCCTTAAGCGCGCCATTTCGCTGCCGATTATCCACACGGATCAGGAAGCGACCGCCGTGGTCGTCTACGCCGGACTGATTAACGCGCTGAAACTCACGGGCCGACGGCTCGAAGACGCGCGCGTGGTCATCGCCGGGGCCGGAGCCTCGGGCGTGGCGACAGCACGGATGTTGCACAAACTGGGCGTTGGCGATATCAAGGTCTGCGATCGCCATGGAGCCTTGTATTACCGCCGGACGGAAGGACTTAACTGGATTAAATCCGAGCTGGCGCGCCTCACCAATCCCCATGATAAAAAAGGCTCGCTCGCCGAGATGCTCGTGGGCGCCGATATCTTCATCGGCCTGGCGCATCGCGATCTGGTCAGCGGCGAGATGATTCGCGCCATGGCGCCGGATCCGATTGTACTGGCGCTGGCGCTGTCAGAACCGGAAATCCCTTACGAAGACGCCCGGGCCGCTGGCGCGCGCGTGGTCGCCACCGGACGCAGCGATTTTCCCAATCAAATGAACTGCTCGATGGTGTATCCCGGCCTGTTTCGCGGCGCGCTCGACGTGCGCGCGACCTGCGTCACCCACGAGATGCTGACGGCCGCCGCGCGCGCCGTGGCCGAGCTGGTGAGCGAAAATCAGCTCAACGAGGCCTGCATTCTGCCGGATGCCATGGACTACCGCATTGCCGCCAAAGTGGCGCGCGCCGTGGCAGCCGAAGCCATGGCGGGCGGCCAGGCCCAGCGGCAAGTCGATCCTCAGGCAGTGGAAGACAAAGTGATGCGCTTTGTCTACGAAGGCCCCGGCGCCTGGGTCGAGCCGCCCTCGCCGCAACCCAAGACCCGCGACGAAGAGGCGCTGGAACTGCACAAACGCTATCAGGGCGTGATGGAAATCACCGCGCATGTGCCCATTCGCGATACGCACATCTATAACCTGCTGTACGCCCAGCCCCACGCCTCGCAACCCTGCCGCCTGCTGCAGGAACACCCGGAACAGGCCTACGACGTTACGCTCAAGAACAATCTGGTAGCGATTGTCACCGACGGCAGCGCAGTGCTGGGACTTGGCAACATCGGCCCCGGCGCAGGCCTGCCGGTGATGGAAGGCAAGGCTGTGCTGTTTAAAACCTTCGGCGGCGTCGAAGCCGTGCCCATTTGCCTGCG
Coding sequences:
- the deoC gene encoding deoxyribose-phosphate aldolase is translated as MTLTPEALARVIDHTLLQFDPAEDADAQRRRIEALCREATREGFAAVCVRPVHAAIARRALDALQSSAHLAVVIAFPSERAALRRECAHPTFGGAATADKLAEIAQALADGADELDIVMNLALFQRERAESEWTQTAREWRALTQAAAGRPVKLILETDWHNPDDIAPLCRLAAECGVAMVKTSTGMAIDAPGATPDIIARMGAALAGQSRSVGVKASGGVRSAAQALALLQAGATRLGTSAGPHLLAQLRANASTEAITAAY
- a CDS encoding peroxiredoxin, with translation MAPQIGKPAPEFTTQAYVNGEIKELSLSQYRGKWVVLFFYPLDFTFVCPTEIQGFNERLGDFEKLNAQVLGGSVDSVYSHKAWSEGALGQMKYPLFSDLSHRISRDYGVLVEDKGLSLRGCFIIDPEGVLKSYVVNDLAVGRNVDEIHRLVQAFQSGELCPVGWKPGEKTLGKA
- a CDS encoding DegT/DnrJ/EryC1/StrS family aminotransferase is translated as MIPIFQITRQYAQFQQAFDDALVAVAASGQYILGPQVSAFEAEAARYLGVRHAIGCASGTDALVLALKALRIGPGDEVITTPFTFIATSEAIVQVGATPVFVDIDPQTFNLDVARIEALITPRTRAILPVHLYGLPADMAALQALAHRHGLWVVEDCAQAMGADVRGQKVGSFGNVGCFSFFPTKNLGAFGDGGLLTTQDDALADRLRMLRVHGSRKRYYHEESGLNSRLDEMQAAVLRVKLPHLDAFNDARRRIAARYSDGLQPLSDWLTRPSAPPDALHAFHQYTIQLRTDDLTARDRLQEALAQAGVGSMIYYPIPLYDQQTHAGLGCDRSHFPVCERLRARVLSLPMFPELTDAEIQQVIDAVTNGIRETVGATASSC
- a CDS encoding N-acetyltransferase, yielding MTDIRGEDDPLLMDYCAASATIHTAACVDRPCRIGDYTVINRYAHVMTRAIIGDSCYIGQNVTIGAGVMIGHHVRILNNSMILSGAILENGVYWGPSTVMAPLDRLRANHAPLSRITPTLAREGATIAAHGAIAAGVTLGRFCFIEAGGVVDRNIPDFAVACGNPITLIGWRCECGAPLTFQDDRAACLPCARRYVRESAEKVTLASPPTPGSVERRHPG
- a CDS encoding 2-oxo acid dehydrogenase subunit E2, giving the protein MAVQFKLPDIGEGIAEGEIVRWLANVGDCVSEDQPLVEIMTDKVTAEIPSPCAGLITERFGGEGDIVKVGAVILVIDDAQASDGGACAIAAAPPPIAPLPPASSALAAPATRKRARELGVDLARVTGTGPHGRITPQDVERVARRDAEETGAEFKAADRPASAFPEPEKRTPFIGVRRRIAEHLTQAKRTAPHFAYVEETDMTALVAMRRQLKGEADARHVKLTYLPFIIKAVIAGLKAFPILNSALEEPSGEDGRVELVTKYYYHIGVATATEQGLMVPVVKHADRRDVFQLAEAIQDLSNRAKTGRLKPEEAGGGTFTITSIGSIGGLFGIPIINAPEVGILGVNKIAPRPVVRDGAIVIREMMHLSMCGDHRVVDGAEAAQFMKIVIESLENPARLLL
- the crcB gene encoding fluoride efflux transporter CrcB, producing the protein MNAVWLLMLGGCAGTLSRYYVGRWAQQAWGAHWPYGTLLVNLCGCLLIGAALAFSEQTRWFPAWARILAVSGFLGALTTFSTLELEALLMARDGQWGRMAAYLGVSVACGLALAWLGYVVSARLIRLSGSA
- a CDS encoding NADP-dependent malic enzyme; protein product: MTADTGIEYRRKYRGLIGIRPKAPVRDAETLSLVYTPGVAKPCLEIARDFLTSFDYTMRGNTVAIVSDGSSVYGMGNIGATAAIPMLETKSVFHKTFAGIDGFPIALDTQDVDEIVETIRYLSPTFGGIHLEDISSPRCFSICERLKRAISLPIIHTDQEATAVVVYAGLINALKLTGRRLEDARVVIAGAGASGVATARMLHKLGVGDIKVCDRHGALYYRRTEGLNWIKSELARLTNPHDKKGSLAEMLVGADIFIGLAHRDLVSGEMIRAMAPDPIVLALALSEPEIPYEDARAAGARVVATGRSDFPNQMNCSMVYPGLFRGALDVRATCVTHEMLTAAARAVAELVSENQLNEACILPDAMDYRIAAKVARAVAAEAMAGGQAQRQVDPQAVEDKVMRFVYEGPGAWVEPPSPQPKTRDEEALELHKRYQGVMEITAHVPIRDTHIYNLLYAQPHASQPCRLLQEHPEQAYDVTLKNNLVAIVTDGSAVLGLGNIGPGAGLPVMEGKAVLFKTFGGVEAVPICLRTQEVEEIIKTVKLIAPVFGGINLEDIAAPRCFEVEQRLVDELDIPVFHDDQHGTAVVVVAGMLNAVKALGKSLSEIHLVVNGAGASALSVSKLLMRAGVRDITICDTKGVIWRGRKEGMNPFKEQIAEVTNLADKRGALEDVLAGADAFLGLSAAGMLKPAMVQTMAPNPIIFALANPTPEIMPNEALAAGAAVVATGRSDFPNQVNNSLAFPGIFRGALDVRASRINDEMKLAAAHAIASLIGEEELAKRVIIPSSLDFRVSPAVAGAVAEAAIATGVARQPMAPADVQRQLKGFLYEGHLAATGAG